A single window of Larimichthys crocea isolate SSNF chromosome XII, L_crocea_2.0, whole genome shotgun sequence DNA harbors:
- the LOC113746998 gene encoding GTPase IMAP family member 7-like, producing MVVGSPDDASANIPDIQAVGDQEQPETPEEPLRIMLLGKSGVGKSSSGNTILGKKVFKSDMKVVRVTTQCEKVMGIVHDVPVCLTKKVKDVPVAVIDTPGFFETDSNMEVNVGKILQCYKLLEPGPHVFVLVVPVGRMTQEDRNTNALIEAKFGPRVWDYTIVLFTHGDRLEDQTINDMITESDANLRNFIRKCSGGFHVFNNKTQEDPEQVTSFIAKIQTLVALNGKKVYDKTMYPKEERQIQEKQEIILAEREAEIKHKEEQLKDRYQGTELEAKKEKLWRMEERESRLAAEREIRNSLLWKAAITIIVLMILTPFAPILLPVTLIGILFFIVFMYRSTSYSKKND from the exons ATGGTTGTTGGCAGCCCGGACGATGCTTCTGCCAACATCCCTGACATACAGGCTGTCGGGGATCAAGAACAGCCGGAGACACCTGAAG AGCCCCTGAGGATCATGCTTCTTGGAAAGAGTGGCGTAGGCAAGAGCTCGAGTGGGAACACCATCCTCGGAAAGAAAGTGTTTAAATCAGACATGAAGGTGGTGAGAGTCACCACACAGTGTGAGAAGGTGATGGGGATAGTTCATGATGTGCCTGTCTGTTTGACTAAGAAAGTTAAGGATGTGCCTGTCGCTGTGATCGACACACCCGGCTTCTTTGAGACAGACAGCAACATGGAGGTCAATGTGGGAAAGATTCTGCAGTGCTACAAACTCCTGGAACCAGGACCTCACGTCTTCGTGCTTGTAGTCCCTGTAGGACGGATGACTCAGGAAGATCGAAATACCAACGCACTGATCGAAGCGAAGTTTGGTCCAAGAGTGTGGGACTACACCATCGTGTTGTTCACTCATGGGGATCGTTTGGAAGATCAAACAATAAATGATATGATCACAGAGAGCGATGCCAACCTTCGCAACTTCATACGCAAGTGTAGCGGCGGCTTCCATGTCTTCAACAACAAGACCCAGGAGGACCCGGAGCAGGTGACCAGTTTCATAGCAAAGATCCAAACACTGGTGGCCCTGAACGGAAAGAAAGTTTACGACAAAACCATGTATCCCAAAGAGGAGAGGCAGATTCAGGAAAAACAGGAGATTATCCtagcagagagagaagctgaaatcaaacACAAGGAGGAACAGTTGAAGGATCGTTACCAGGGGACAGAACTGGAGGCGAAGAAGGAGAAGCTGTGGAGGATGGAAGAGAGGGAATCAAGGCTGGCTGCAGAGAGGGAGATCAGGAATTCCCTGCTTTGGAAGGCTGCGATAACCATCATAGTGTTGATGATACTAACTCCGTTTGCTCCGATTCTGTTGCCCGTTACGTTAATCGGcattctgtttttcattgtctTCATGTATCGATCTACTTCTTATTCTAAGAAAAATGATTAG